A single genomic interval of Parvularcula marina harbors:
- the gltX gene encoding glutamate--tRNA ligase → MTKPIITRFAPSPTGYLHIGGARTALFSWLYARGAHAGPGSKFLLRIEDTDRARHNEDAVTAITEGLQWLGLDWDGEPISQFERADRHAEAAHQLLKAGKAYKCWLAGDGLDAAREKAREAGTRFTSKWRDPKEPTPDGPYSIRLMAPTEGATVIQDEVQGEVSFPNHALDDMVLLRSDGTPTYMLAVVVDDHDMEVTHVIRGDDHLINAARQQQLYEALGWDVPVWAHIPLIHGADGKKLSKRHGALGVEAYRDEGYLPEGLMNGLLRLGWAHGDDEIIPREKALEWFDLSGIGKAPARLDPDKLAATNQHYIQDMTGEAFLESALPFLENSPSDAQMERLARAADDIKARCRLLSDIGSAAAYLLNERPLEITGKAAKPLKQDGAQEVLAGVIAKLEQLDDWSAEAIDSTLKSFAESRELSFGRVGPPVRAAVTAGLPSPDLGITLHAFGRIETLSRLADQR, encoded by the coding sequence ATGACCAAACCGATCATCACCCGCTTTGCCCCCTCGCCGACCGGCTATCTGCATATTGGCGGGGCCCGCACCGCCCTTTTCTCCTGGCTTTATGCGCGCGGCGCCCATGCGGGCCCGGGCTCTAAATTCCTGCTGCGCATCGAGGATACCGACCGCGCGCGCCATAATGAGGACGCGGTCACCGCGATTACCGAGGGGCTTCAATGGCTCGGTCTCGACTGGGATGGCGAGCCGATCAGCCAGTTTGAGCGCGCTGACCGACATGCCGAGGCCGCCCACCAGCTCCTCAAAGCTGGCAAGGCCTATAAATGCTGGCTTGCCGGTGATGGGCTTGATGCCGCCCGCGAGAAAGCCCGAGAGGCCGGCACCCGCTTCACGTCGAAATGGCGCGACCCGAAGGAGCCCACCCCCGATGGGCCCTATTCGATTCGGCTGATGGCCCCGACCGAGGGCGCGACCGTCATTCAGGACGAGGTGCAGGGCGAGGTCAGCTTCCCTAATCACGCCCTCGACGACATGGTTCTGCTACGCTCTGACGGCACCCCGACCTATATGCTCGCGGTCGTCGTTGATGATCACGATATGGAAGTCACGCATGTGATCCGGGGCGATGATCACCTGATCAATGCCGCCCGCCAGCAGCAGCTTTATGAGGCGCTGGGCTGGGACGTGCCGGTCTGGGCGCATATCCCGCTGATCCACGGCGCGGACGGCAAGAAACTCTCCAAACGCCACGGCGCGCTCGGCGTCGAGGCCTATCGTGATGAGGGTTATCTGCCCGAAGGGCTGATGAATGGCCTCCTCCGGCTCGGCTGGGCACATGGCGATGACGAGATTATCCCGCGCGAGAAGGCGCTTGAATGGTTCGATCTCTCCGGGATCGGCAAGGCGCCTGCCCGGCTCGACCCGGACAAGCTCGCCGCAACCAACCAGCACTATATCCAGGACATGACCGGCGAAGCCTTCCTCGAATCGGCCTTGCCCTTCCTCGAGAATTCGCCCAGCGATGCCCAGATGGAGCGGCTTGCCCGCGCGGCCGACGACATCAAGGCGCGCTGCCGCCTTCTCAGCGATATCGGCTCAGCTGCGGCATATTTGCTCAACGAACGCCCCCTTGAGATCACCGGCAAGGCCGCCAAACCCCTCAAACAGGACGGTGCGCAGGAAGTTCTCGCCGGGGTTATTGCCAAGCTCGAGCAATTGGACGATTGGTCCGCAGAAGCTATTGATTCTACTTTGAAATCTTTTGCCGAATCGCGCGAATTATCCTTTGGGCGCGTCGGTCCCCCGGTCCGGGCGGCAGTCACTGCAGGACTTCCTTCACCGGACCTTGGGATAACCCTTCACGCCTTTGGCAGGATTGAGACACTGTCCAGACTTGCCGATCAGCGATGA
- a CDS encoding ComEC/Rec2 family competence protein, which produces MAAGRLARHWAAVETGRFILWAPVLMIAGVAVYFSLPTEPSLLFVLLATLLPAAGWIWASRRGAAYSSFGSRLIFFFLLGLLLATIRTASVSAPILPRAVGPTGIEGTLLLREDRPGDQRFTIAPDTIGALTEDQIPEKIRVTWRGDRMDVHPGDRVRVFGQLMPPPGPALPGGFDYGRQLYYDRIGAVGFLYAQPEIKAAASRNSLHIRIERLRDRIAARIERLTPGAGAPIAATLVTGQRDGIPPDITNILRDTGLAHLLAISGLHMGLVCGLLFFSLRLIFACHPGWTARYPIKKWAAVGAILGGIVYLAISGAPVSAQRAFIMALIGFLAILADRRAISLRNVAIAAVVIIILSPEAVMGAGFQMSFAAVTALVAAYEFVREQQWTPRDRRLPTRFLRFIGALFLTSLIAGMATSPMSMFHFNRIAVYGLGANMAVMPLFTLIVMPGAVLGLVLMPLGLDQFVWPVVGWALSTIIQVTDMIASRPGSVMPIAQWSGIAWGLVMGGMLILCLFRAGWRWAGVGVILLGMGLAPLSPQPVLLISEDLRNVGAIDQAGELSILSRQRARFTVDQWRESLAVTKEKRELEKFVCEEGVCQVPAYGLDVTYTETIEATARACREAEIVIAPLWTAEDLKGSCAALLITKETSAARGPISFYLTREGYRLKEGAPLRGDRPWVP; this is translated from the coding sequence TTGGCTGCTGGTCGTCTCGCGCGGCACTGGGCGGCGGTCGAGACCGGGCGGTTTATCCTGTGGGCACCCGTCCTGATGATCGCCGGCGTTGCGGTCTACTTCTCATTGCCGACCGAGCCCTCTTTGCTGTTCGTCTTGCTCGCAACGCTCCTGCCTGCGGCGGGGTGGATATGGGCCTCCCGCCGCGGGGCGGCATACTCTTCCTTCGGATCAAGGCTGATTTTCTTTTTCCTCCTCGGTCTGCTCCTCGCAACGATCCGTACGGCAAGTGTATCGGCGCCGATCCTGCCGCGTGCGGTGGGGCCGACAGGCATAGAAGGCACGCTTTTATTGCGGGAGGATCGGCCGGGCGATCAGCGCTTCACGATCGCGCCGGATACAATCGGCGCCCTCACCGAAGATCAGATCCCGGAGAAAATCCGTGTGACCTGGCGCGGCGACCGCATGGATGTTCATCCCGGTGACCGGGTGCGGGTCTTTGGCCAGCTGATGCCGCCGCCGGGTCCAGCCTTACCCGGCGGGTTCGATTATGGCCGCCAGCTATATTATGACCGGATCGGCGCGGTCGGCTTTCTTTATGCCCAGCCAGAGATCAAAGCGGCGGCGAGCCGCAACTCCCTCCATATACGGATCGAGCGACTGCGAGACCGGATCGCCGCACGAATTGAGCGGCTGACCCCGGGGGCGGGCGCCCCGATAGCTGCAACACTGGTGACGGGGCAGCGCGACGGCATTCCGCCCGATATCACCAATATTTTGCGGGATACGGGCCTTGCGCATCTGCTGGCGATTTCAGGGCTGCATATGGGGCTCGTCTGCGGGCTCCTGTTCTTCAGCCTGCGGCTCATCTTTGCCTGTCATCCCGGCTGGACGGCGCGCTATCCAATCAAGAAATGGGCCGCGGTCGGCGCGATCCTTGGCGGCATCGTTTATCTGGCGATCTCCGGCGCGCCGGTGTCGGCCCAGCGGGCTTTCATCATGGCGCTGATCGGCTTTCTCGCGATCCTTGCCGACCGGCGGGCGATCTCACTGCGCAATGTCGCCATCGCCGCGGTTGTGATCATCATCCTTTCCCCCGAAGCTGTGATGGGGGCAGGCTTTCAGATGTCGTTTGCTGCCGTGACGGCGCTGGTTGCGGCCTATGAATTCGTGCGCGAACAGCAATGGACACCGCGCGACCGCCGCTTGCCGACACGCTTCCTTCGCTTCATCGGCGCCCTGTTCCTGACCAGCCTGATTGCGGGGATGGCGACGTCACCGATGTCGATGTTCCACTTCAACCGCATCGCCGTTTATGGCCTTGGCGCCAATATGGCCGTAATGCCGCTCTTTACCCTGATCGTCATGCCGGGGGCGGTCTTGGGGCTGGTCTTGATGCCGCTAGGGCTCGACCAGTTCGTCTGGCCAGTCGTCGGCTGGGCGCTCAGCACCATCATTCAGGTCACGGACATGATTGCCTCTCGCCCCGGTTCGGTCATGCCGATTGCGCAATGGTCGGGAATTGCCTGGGGGCTAGTGATGGGCGGAATGCTGATCCTCTGCCTCTTCCGGGCTGGATGGCGATGGGCTGGGGTTGGGGTGATCCTGCTCGGCATGGGACTGGCGCCACTCTCGCCCCAGCCGGTTCTTCTGATCTCGGAGGATCTACGAAATGTCGGCGCGATCGATCAGGCAGGTGAGCTGTCGATCCTGTCGCGCCAGCGCGCCCGTTTCACCGTCGATCAGTGGCGCGAAAGCCTCGCCGTGACCAAAGAGAAACGCGAGCTTGAGAAATTCGTCTGCGAGGAGGGTGTCTGTCAGGTACCCGCCTATGGGCTCGATGTAACCTATACGGAGACGATAGAGGCGACGGCGCGGGCCTGCCGCGAGGCGGAGATCGTCATTGCGCCCTTGTGGACGGCGGAAGACCTCAAAGGTTCTTGCGCGGCCCTGCTGATCACCAAGGAGACATCCGCCGCGCGCGGGCCGATCTCTTTTTACCTCACCCGCGAGGGCTACCGGCTGAAGGAGGGGGCGCCGCTGCGCGGGGACCGCCCCTGGGTGCCATGA
- a CDS encoding citrate synthase, producing the protein MESNLNQTGTSRIDEGEFPVYSATLGPDVIDIRSLAKQTGKFTFDPGFTSTASCESKITYIDGEEGTLLYRGYPIDELAENSDFIETAYLLLHGDLPSGEQLDVFRGNITYHTMVHEHFKNFLNGFRRDAHPMAVMCGAVGALSAFYHDSTDIHNPEHRIISTHRMIAKMPTIAAMAYKYIMGQPFIHPRNDLHYTENFLRMCFAVPAEEYEINKVAASALDKIFILHMDHEQNASTSTVRLAGSSGANPFACIAAGIACLWGPAHGGANEAALRMLMEIGTVDKIPEYIRRAKDKDDPFRLMGFGHRVYKNFDPRAKVMKKATHEVLEALDIKDPMFAVAKELERIALEDEYFVEKKLYPNIDFYSGITLRALGFPTDMFTALFALARTVGWIAQWQEMLEDPNQKIGRPRQIYTGADRRDYVPINAR; encoded by the coding sequence ATGGAAAGCAATCTGAACCAGACGGGCACGTCGCGAATCGACGAGGGGGAATTCCCTGTCTATTCGGCGACCTTGGGGCCCGATGTCATCGACATCCGCTCGCTTGCCAAGCAGACCGGCAAATTCACCTTCGACCCCGGCTTCACCTCGACAGCATCCTGCGAAAGCAAGATCACCTATATCGACGGCGAAGAAGGCACGCTGCTTTATCGCGGCTATCCGATTGACGAGCTGGCGGAGAATTCGGACTTCATCGAGACCGCCTATCTCTTGCTGCATGGCGATCTGCCCTCAGGCGAGCAGCTCGATGTCTTCCGCGGCAACATCACCTACCACACCATGGTGCATGAGCACTTCAAGAACTTCCTGAACGGCTTCCGCCGGGATGCGCACCCGATGGCGGTGATGTGCGGCGCGGTCGGCGCCCTCTCCGCTTTTTATCACGACTCAACGGACATCCATAACCCGGAGCACCGGATCATCTCGACCCACCGGATGATCGCCAAGATGCCGACGATTGCGGCGATGGCCTATAAATACATCATGGGTCAGCCCTTCATCCATCCGCGTAATGACCTGCATTACACGGAAAACTTCCTGCGGATGTGCTTTGCGGTGCCGGCCGAGGAATATGAGATCAACAAGGTTGCGGCCTCCGCGCTCGACAAGATCTTCATCCTGCACATGGATCACGAACAGAACGCCTCGACCTCGACCGTGCGCCTTGCAGGGTCTTCGGGCGCGAACCCGTTCGCCTGTATCGCCGCCGGCATTGCCTGCCTCTGGGGCCCGGCCCATGGCGGCGCCAATGAAGCTGCCCTCCGCATGCTGATGGAGATCGGGACAGTCGACAAGATCCCCGAATATATCCGCCGCGCGAAGGACAAGGACGACCCCTTCCGCCTGATGGGCTTTGGCCACCGGGTCTACAAGAACTTCGACCCGCGCGCGAAGGTCATGAAGAAAGCAACGCACGAAGTCCTCGAGGCCCTCGACATCAAGGATCCGATGTTCGCGGTTGCCAAAGAACTCGAACGCATTGCCCTCGAAGACGAATATTTCGTCGAGAAGAAGCTCTATCCGAATATCGACTTCTATTCGGGCATCACGCTGCGCGCGCTTGGCTTCCCGACCGACATGTTCACCGCCCTCTTCGCCCTCGCCCGCACCGTCGGCTGGATCGCGCAATGGCAGGAAATGCTGGAAGACCCGAACCAGAAAATCGGCCGCCCACGTCAGATCTATACCGGCGCCGACCGCCGCGATTACGTGCCGATCAACGCGCGGTAA
- the ptsP gene encoding phosphoenolpyruvate--protein phosphotransferase — MSSDVTETGFGPRLRPAPRALLQRLRQIMAETGGTAQDRLDQFAKTIAASLVGDVCSIYVRRPDDVLELFASEGLKQSAIHVTRMGMDEGLVGWVARRKQPLQVKDAKSHEAFSYREETGEDDLNGFLGVPIIRSGQVLGVLVIQNRTERVYTDDELEVAQTVATILAEIVATGELLEARDTEDVAALLHKPETAKGSPIVAGIAHGIVFRRDPRIRAHPTFASDVALEKQKLEDAIAEVQKSVDDMIARDPNLSGSTREVLEVFRLFAYDKGWARKMTEKVLAGLSAESAVEQVQAENRKKMREVSDPYLRERFHDLEDLTRRLLRVLSGDTSTGPGELPENAVLLAESLGPAELLEYHSPQLKGVVVGEAAGTSHAAIIARSLGIPMVSGLPEIVDLAIAGDEVIIDGSTGEVHLRPPETTRVAFADKSRLRSEALAHYASLRHEPAVTKDGVRIELQMNAGLLIDMPHLEETGAKAVGLFRTELQFLLGQSLPTASAQETLYRQIMDAAGDKPVIFRTADIGSDKRAGYMTGPREANPAMGWRGLRMSLDREGLMRTQIRALISAARGRDLSFMFPLVTTREELITAKKMVDKELDRYRKLHGEPPKIRIGSMIEIPAAAWQLREIARECDFLSIGGNDLAQFFFAADRETDAVSRRYDPLSPSFVSFLGRTVKEAKAAGKPIGYCGEQAGDSLMALALLAIGVETLSVPASAIGPLKAMIRSVTFGELRDEMARLMSLDLPSLRPALGEWAASHEVEMPR, encoded by the coding sequence ATGAGCAGCGACGTGACAGAGACGGGCTTCGGCCCGCGGCTCCGGCCAGCCCCGCGCGCGCTGCTCCAGCGCCTGCGCCAGATCATGGCGGAGACCGGCGGCACGGCGCAGGACCGGCTCGACCAGTTCGCCAAAACTATCGCCGCGAGCCTCGTCGGCGATGTCTGCTCGATCTATGTGCGGCGTCCGGACGATGTGCTCGAACTCTTTGCCTCAGAAGGCCTGAAGCAGTCGGCCATCCACGTCACGCGGATGGGGATGGATGAAGGCCTTGTCGGCTGGGTCGCCCGGCGCAAACAGCCGCTGCAGGTCAAGGACGCCAAATCGCATGAGGCTTTCTCTTATCGGGAAGAAACCGGCGAGGACGATCTGAACGGTTTCCTTGGTGTGCCGATCATCCGGTCGGGGCAGGTGCTCGGCGTCCTTGTCATCCAGAACCGGACCGAACGGGTCTATACGGATGATGAGCTGGAAGTCGCGCAGACCGTTGCGACCATTCTGGCCGAGATTGTCGCGACAGGTGAGCTGCTCGAAGCGCGCGACACCGAAGATGTCGCAGCCCTCCTGCACAAACCGGAGACCGCGAAAGGCAGCCCGATCGTTGCCGGGATTGCGCATGGCATCGTCTTCCGCCGTGATCCGCGTATTCGCGCGCACCCGACCTTTGCCAGCGATGTGGCGCTTGAGAAGCAGAAGCTTGAAGACGCCATCGCCGAAGTCCAGAAGTCCGTCGATGACATGATCGCGCGCGACCCCAACCTGTCGGGCAGCACGCGCGAAGTGCTCGAAGTCTTCCGCCTGTTCGCCTATGACAAGGGCTGGGCACGGAAGATGACCGAAAAGGTCCTCGCGGGCCTGAGTGCTGAATCCGCCGTCGAGCAGGTGCAGGCCGAAAACCGCAAGAAGATGCGGGAAGTCTCTGACCCTTATCTGCGTGAACGGTTCCATGATCTTGAGGATCTGACGCGGCGTCTGCTCCGTGTTCTGTCCGGTGATACATCGACGGGTCCGGGCGAGCTGCCGGAGAACGCCGTTCTTCTGGCCGAATCCCTGGGGCCGGCCGAACTCCTCGAATATCACTCGCCGCAGCTCAAAGGCGTTGTCGTCGGCGAGGCGGCGGGGACGAGCCATGCGGCGATCATTGCCCGCTCGCTCGGTATACCGATGGTTTCGGGCCTGCCCGAGATTGTCGATCTGGCCATAGCCGGGGATGAGGTCATCATTGATGGCTCGACCGGTGAGGTGCATCTGCGCCCGCCGGAGACGACAAGGGTCGCCTTTGCCGACAAATCCCGCCTCCGCAGTGAGGCGCTGGCCCATTATGCAAGCCTGCGCCATGAGCCTGCCGTTACGAAAGACGGTGTGCGGATCGAATTGCAAATGAATGCGGGCCTTCTCATCGACATGCCGCATCTGGAGGAAACCGGCGCCAAGGCGGTCGGACTGTTCCGGACAGAGCTGCAATTCCTGCTCGGTCAGAGCCTGCCGACGGCGTCCGCGCAGGAGACGCTCTACCGGCAGATCATGGATGCGGCGGGCGACAAGCCGGTCATCTTCCGAACAGCAGATATCGGGTCGGACAAGCGTGCAGGTTACATGACTGGCCCGCGTGAGGCGAACCCGGCCATGGGGTGGCGGGGTCTCAGGATGTCTCTCGACCGCGAAGGTCTGATGCGGACACAGATCCGTGCCCTGATTTCTGCTGCGCGTGGTCGCGACCTCAGCTTCATGTTCCCGCTGGTGACAACCCGCGAGGAGCTGATCACGGCTAAGAAGATGGTCGACAAGGAGCTCGACCGCTATCGCAAGCTGCATGGCGAGCCACCGAAAATCCGCATCGGCTCGATGATCGAGATCCCAGCGGCTGCGTGGCAGTTGCGGGAGATCGCGCGCGAATGTGACTTCCTGTCGATTGGCGGGAATGATCTGGCGCAGTTCTTCTTTGCCGCCGACCGCGAGACCGATGCCGTCAGCCGCCGCTATGACCCGCTCTCGCCGTCTTTTGTTTCCTTCCTTGGCCGGACGGTCAAGGAAGCGAAAGCCGCGGGCAAGCCGATCGGCTATTGCGGAGAGCAGGCGGGAGATTCGCTGATGGCGCTGGCGCTGCTCGCGATCGGGGTTGAGACCCTGTCCGTGCCGGCAAGCGCGATCGGACCGCTCAAAGCGATGATCCGTTCCGTGACATTCGGCGAGCTGCGCGATGAGATGGCGCGGCTGATGTCGCTCGACCTGCCGAGCCTGCGGCCCGCTCTGGGCGAGTGGGCTGCGTCACATGAAGTGGAAATGCCGCGCTAG
- a CDS encoding slipin family protein, with protein sequence MIPVDLISITIPLLIFAFFVLTNIFKILKEYERGVVFTLGRVGRKASGPGLIILIPMLQQLRKVDMRTLVADVPPQDVISRDNVSVNVNAVIYYRVIDAVRAVVQVENYQEATSQLAQTTLRSVLGKHDLDEMLQERDQLNKDIQHILDEQTEAWGIKVANVEIKRVDVDSSMIRAIARQAEAERERRAKVILAEGELQAADKLREAADVLASSPSSMQLRYLNTLQEIASDKTNTIVFPFSPEDIAKMLGR encoded by the coding sequence ATGATCCCAGTTGATCTCATCTCCATCACTATCCCGCTTCTGATATTCGCGTTCTTTGTTCTGACGAATATCTTCAAGATCCTGAAGGAATATGAGCGGGGCGTCGTCTTCACCCTCGGCCGTGTCGGCCGCAAAGCCTCTGGGCCGGGCCTCATCATCCTGATCCCGATGCTCCAGCAGCTCCGCAAGGTTGATATGCGGACCCTCGTCGCCGACGTGCCGCCGCAGGATGTGATCTCGCGCGACAACGTCTCGGTGAACGTCAACGCTGTCATCTATTACCGCGTGATCGATGCGGTCCGCGCCGTCGTGCAAGTCGAGAACTATCAGGAAGCCACGAGCCAACTTGCGCAGACCACGCTTCGCTCCGTGCTCGGCAAACATGACCTTGATGAGATGCTGCAGGAACGCGACCAGCTCAACAAGGATATCCAGCATATCCTCGATGAGCAGACCGAAGCCTGGGGTATCAAGGTCGCCAATGTCGAGATCAAGCGCGTCGATGTCGACTCTAGCATGATCCGCGCGATTGCCCGTCAGGCCGAGGCCGAGCGTGAACGGCGCGCCAAGGTCATCCTTGCAGAAGGTGAACTTCAGGCGGCGGACAAACTCCGCGAAGCCGCCGATGTGCTGGCCAGCTCCCCCTCCTCCATGCAGCTGCGTTACCTCAACACGCTGCAGGAAATCGCATCGGACAAGACGAACACCATCGTCTTCCCCTTCTCACCAGAAGATATCGCGAAGATGCTGGGCCGCTAA
- the rpsI gene encoding 30S ribosomal protein S9, with translation MSETNQGLDALKDIASDAGVAVSDTPASAGEEFVPAEPKIDEHGRSYATGRRKTAVARVWIKPGNGKITVNNKDIAEYFGRPVLQMVLKQPLEAAERLDQFDVFCTVKGSGPSGQAGAVRHGLAKALTYYEPGLRSVLKKGGFLTRDSRAVERKKYGKAKARRSFQFSKR, from the coding sequence ATGAGTGAAACAAACCAAGGCCTCGACGCCCTCAAGGATATTGCTTCTGACGCCGGTGTTGCTGTGAGCGACACCCCGGCCAGCGCTGGCGAGGAATTTGTTCCCGCTGAGCCGAAGATCGACGAGCATGGCCGCTCTTACGCGACCGGCCGCCGGAAAACGGCTGTCGCCCGCGTCTGGATCAAGCCGGGCAACGGCAAGATCACGGTCAACAACAAGGACATCGCCGAGTATTTCGGCCGTCCGGTTCTGCAGATGGTCCTCAAACAGCCGCTCGAAGCAGCTGAGCGTCTGGACCAGTTCGATGTGTTCTGCACGGTCAAGGGCTCTGGCCCGTCTGGCCAGGCAGGTGCTGTGCGCCACGGTCTTGCCAAGGCGCTGACCTACTACGAACCGGGTCTCCGGTCCGTGTTGAAAAAAGGCGGGTTCCTCACGCGCGATAGCCGTGCCGTCGAACGTAAGAAGTATGGTAAAGCGAAAGCCCGCCGCAGCTTCCAGTTCTCGAAGCGCTAA
- the rplM gene encoding 50S ribosomal protein L13, translated as MQTEASKTYNTKPADVEKKWILIDAQDLVVGRLASFIAMRLRGKHLPTFTPNVDDGDHVIVINAEKVHFTGRKREQQTYYWHTGYPGGIKSRTADKVLEGRFPERVLHKAVERMMPKDSPLARRQMKHLHIYAGPEHKHEAQQPETIDVASMNPKNTIRG; from the coding sequence ATGCAAACCGAGGCTTCGAAAACCTACAACACCAAGCCGGCGGATGTGGAGAAGAAGTGGATCCTCATCGACGCGCAAGACCTCGTGGTCGGCCGTCTGGCTTCCTTCATCGCCATGCGCCTGCGCGGCAAGCACCTGCCGACATTCACGCCGAATGTTGATGATGGCGACCACGTCATCGTGATCAATGCCGAGAAGGTCCACTTCACCGGCCGCAAGCGCGAGCAGCAGACCTATTACTGGCACACCGGCTATCCGGGCGGCATCAAGTCGCGCACTGCCGACAAAGTGCTCGAAGGCCGCTTCCCGGAGCGCGTCCTGCACAAGGCTGTCGAGCGCATGATGCCGAAAGATAGCCCGCTCGCTCGCCGCCAGATGAAGCACCTGCACATCTATGCCGGCCCTGAGCACAAGCACGAAGCGCAACAGCCCGAGACGATCGACGTTGCGTCCATGAACCCCAAAAACACCATCCGCGGCTGA
- the ubiG gene encoding bifunctional 2-polyprenyl-6-hydroxyphenol methylase/3-demethylubiquinol 3-O-methyltransferase UbiG, with the protein MAHGTTTIDASEVEKFSAIAAEWWDPFGKFKPLHKFNPTRLALIKDRICAHFGRNREDIRPLEGLRLLDIGCGGGLVSEPMTRLGAQVTGLDAAEKNVKTALAHAQETGLDIDYRCTTVEELATSGEPQFDAVLNLEVVEHVADIDLFLGKSADLVRPGGMMAVATINRTLKALATAKIGAEYILRWLPAGTHDPRKFVKPAEIRKALEKSGLQIESVSGVSYRPLQDKWAVSEDLSVNYMMFASKPDVS; encoded by the coding sequence ATGGCTCACGGAACGACCACAATCGACGCTTCAGAGGTTGAGAAATTCTCAGCCATCGCTGCCGAATGGTGGGATCCTTTTGGCAAATTCAAGCCGCTGCACAAGTTCAATCCGACCCGGCTGGCCCTGATCAAGGACCGGATCTGCGCCCATTTCGGCCGCAACCGGGAGGATATCCGCCCGCTCGAAGGGCTCCGCCTGCTCGATATTGGCTGCGGCGGCGGGCTGGTGTCAGAGCCGATGACCCGGCTTGGCGCGCAGGTCACGGGGCTCGATGCGGCGGAGAAGAATGTGAAGACGGCGTTGGCCCATGCGCAGGAAACCGGGCTCGACATCGACTATCGCTGCACCACGGTCGAGGAACTGGCCACCTCGGGCGAGCCGCAATTCGATGCGGTCCTCAATCTCGAAGTCGTCGAGCATGTCGCCGATATCGACCTCTTCCTCGGCAAGTCAGCAGACCTTGTCCGCCCCGGCGGGATGATGGCCGTCGCGACGATCAACCGCACACTCAAAGCCCTCGCGACCGCCAAGATCGGCGCGGAATATATCCTGCGTTGGCTACCCGCCGGCACGCATGACCCTCGGAAATTCGTGAAACCCGCCGAGATCCGCAAAGCGCTTGAGAAATCCGGACTGCAGATCGAGTCTGTCTCCGGTGTCTCCTACCGCCCGCTGCAGGACAAATGGGCGGTCAGCGAAGACCTCTCGGTCAATTACATGATGTTTGCTTCAAAACCGGACGTGAGCTGA
- a CDS encoding aspartate kinase, with amino-acid sequence MKFGGTSVADLTRIERVARHVAAEVASGKEVCVVVSAMAGETDRLVGLAAAAAGEGLHRNADVDTVVSSGEQVTAGLLALVLQREGIAARSFLGWQVAMRTDDTPSAATIHHIDTTTLANTFKQGEVAVVAGFQGVSPDGRITTIGRGGSDTTAVALAAALKACRCDIYTDVDGVYTSDPRIVASARRLDRLTFEEMLEMASVGAKVLHTRSVGIAMAHGVPIRVLSSLTEPGENGACTLIMDENDIIERRTVSAVVPSRAEARISLLGVPNVPGKSGIIFTALADAKVNIDMIVQSQARAGESANMSFTLKEADLSLAQSILAGLKDEIGFTDLMADQDVSKVSIIGVGMNDHSGVAATMFAAFGKKGINIHNISTSEIKISALIPADYTELAVRTLHDAFGLGEVSEGGA; translated from the coding sequence ATGAAATTCGGCGGCACATCTGTCGCCGATCTCACCCGGATTGAGCGGGTTGCTCGCCATGTCGCGGCGGAAGTGGCGTCTGGCAAGGAAGTCTGTGTCGTGGTTTCGGCCATGGCCGGGGAGACCGACCGGCTGGTCGGGCTCGCGGCGGCGGCGGCCGGCGAAGGTCTGCACCGCAATGCCGATGTCGACACGGTGGTGTCCTCCGGCGAGCAGGTGACGGCGGGGCTTCTGGCGCTCGTACTTCAGCGCGAAGGGATCGCCGCGCGGTCCTTCCTCGGCTGGCAGGTGGCGATGCGCACCGATGACACCCCCAGCGCCGCCACGATACACCATATTGATACCACAACGCTGGCGAACACGTTCAAGCAGGGCGAAGTCGCCGTTGTCGCGGGTTTCCAGGGGGTCAGTCCCGATGGCCGGATCACGACGATCGGTCGGGGCGGCTCGGACACGACCGCCGTGGCGCTGGCCGCGGCGCTCAAAGCTTGCCGATGTGACATCTACACGGATGTCGATGGCGTCTATACTTCCGATCCGAGGATCGTTGCCTCGGCCCGGCGTCTCGACCGGCTGACCTTTGAGGAGATGCTGGAAATGGCCTCGGTGGGGGCAAAGGTTCTGCATACGCGCAGCGTGGGGATCGCCATGGCGCATGGCGTGCCCATCCGGGTGCTGTCGAGCCTGACCGAACCGGGTGAAAATGGAGCATGTACACTGATCATGGATGAAAACGATATCATCGAACGCCGCACTGTCTCCGCCGTTGTGCCGAGCCGGGCGGAAGCCCGCATCTCGCTCCTCGGGGTTCCCAACGTGCCGGGCAAGTCCGGCATCATCTTCACGGCGCTGGCCGATGCGAAGGTCAATATCGACATGATCGTCCAGTCGCAGGCGCGGGCCGGTGAGTCGGCCAACATGTCCTTCACCCTGAAGGAAGCGGACCTCTCGCTGGCGCAGTCGATCCTTGCCGGGCTGAAGGATGAGATCGGCTTTACCGATCTGATGGCGGACCAGGATGTCTCCAAGGTCTCGATCATCGGGGTCGGGATGAATGACCATTCCGGTGTCGCCGCGACCATGTTCGCCGCCTTCGGCAAGAAGGGCATCAACATCCACAACATCTCGACCTCCGAGATCAAGATCAGCGCCCTGATCCCGGCGGATTATACCGAGCTTGCCGTCCGTACCCTGCATGATGCCTTCGGGCTCGGTGAGGTGTCCGAAGGAGGCGCATGA